Proteins encoded by one window of Nocardioides euryhalodurans:
- a CDS encoding glutamyl-tRNA reductase → MSVLVVGISHKSAPVSLLERVALDADGVAKLLADAQACATVAETAVIATCNRLEVYAEVDRFHGSVEDLSRLLVERAGESTEAMLPHLYVHYEDGAVSHLFHVTAGLDSMAVGEGQILGQTRAALRGGQEHGSVGPALNVLFQQALRVGKRARAETGIDSAAPTLVSAAVERVLPDGVAGRRVVVLGAGAMAGLATATVARGGASDVVVLNRTAGNAERVAAEHGVRHAALEDIDEELARADLLVTCTGAAGVLVSAAQLHAARPHQHPLAIADLALPHDVEPAAAELPGVHLIGLADLAEELRDTDAGREVDEVRRIVGEEVTAFLSARRQSSVTPTVVALRSMATDVVEAEMFRLAARLPDLDDAARAEVLHTLRRVADKLLHQPTVRVKELANESGAVSYATALAELFALDPEAVDAVTRASGEAIQ, encoded by the coding sequence GTGAGCGTCCTCGTCGTCGGGATCTCCCACAAGTCGGCCCCCGTCTCGCTGCTCGAGCGCGTCGCCCTCGACGCCGACGGCGTCGCCAAGCTGCTGGCCGACGCCCAGGCCTGCGCGACGGTCGCCGAGACGGCCGTGATCGCCACCTGCAACCGGCTCGAGGTGTACGCCGAGGTCGACCGCTTCCACGGCAGCGTCGAGGACCTGTCGCGGCTGCTCGTCGAGCGCGCCGGCGAGTCGACCGAGGCGATGCTGCCGCACCTCTACGTCCACTACGAGGACGGTGCGGTCTCCCACCTGTTCCACGTCACCGCCGGCCTGGACTCGATGGCCGTCGGCGAGGGCCAGATCCTGGGCCAGACCCGCGCCGCGCTGCGCGGCGGCCAGGAGCACGGCAGCGTGGGTCCCGCCCTCAACGTGCTGTTCCAGCAGGCGCTGCGCGTCGGCAAGCGGGCCCGGGCCGAGACCGGCATCGACTCCGCAGCCCCCACGCTCGTCTCGGCCGCGGTCGAGCGGGTCCTGCCCGACGGTGTCGCCGGGCGACGGGTCGTCGTCCTCGGCGCCGGCGCGATGGCCGGCCTCGCGACCGCCACGGTCGCCCGGGGCGGCGCGAGCGACGTCGTGGTCCTCAACCGGACCGCCGGCAACGCCGAGCGGGTCGCCGCCGAGCACGGCGTCCGCCACGCAGCGCTGGAGGACATCGACGAGGAGCTGGCGCGGGCCGACCTGCTGGTGACCTGCACAGGCGCGGCCGGGGTCCTGGTCAGCGCCGCCCAGCTGCACGCGGCACGTCCCCACCAGCACCCCCTCGCGATCGCCGACCTGGCCCTGCCCCACGACGTCGAGCCGGCAGCCGCCGAGCTGCCCGGCGTCCACCTGATCGGGCTCGCCGACCTCGCCGAGGAGCTGCGCGACACCGATGCCGGCCGCGAGGTCGACGAGGTGCGCCGGATCGTGGGCGAGGAGGTGACGGCCTTCCTCAGTGCCCGCCGGCAGTCCAGCGTGACGCCCACCGTGGTGGCGCTGCGCTCGATGGCCACCGACGTGGTCGAGGCCGAGATGTTCCGGCTCGCGGCCCGGCTGCCCGACCTCGACGACGCGGCCCGGGCCGAGGTGCTCCACACGCTGCGCCGCGTCGCCGACAAGCTGCTCCACCAGCCGACCGTGCGGGTCAAGGAGCTGGCCAACGAGTCCGGCGCCGTCTCCTACGCGACCGCGCTCGCCGAGCTCTTCGCCCTCGACCCCGAGGCCGTCGACGCCGTCACCCGCGCCTCCGGGGAGGCGATCCAGTGA
- a CDS encoding lytic murein transglycosylase, whose amino-acid sequence MSDPRFGRFQKATALLPLAMLSAAVTASLAGVGPTTAVAETEPVSALPDGSSVPAEAIEAPASLSEPGVVAPGVQGRPDRAVATATTSGIPAAALAAYQRAETVINAADRSCRISWQLIAAIGRVESDHGRYGGNVLDDDGRATPGIYGIALNGRNDTQAISDTDAGQYDDDARWDRAVGPMQFIPSTWSVVGVDGDNDGTRDPQDIDDAALASAVYLCSGNDDLSTTPGQRAAVFRYNHSDDYVDLVLSFMNAYLDGDFTSVPNSTSSSAGYFSPAPEPVRPEGGRNDGPKPPATPPSSGGGGTGGGGTGGGGGGEETPTGPIEQPGGNTGGGGGGGGGGGVPNLPEPPDLPPVEDVLTQAEATTQCLAQLGVDSVASLNPLQLLDFNSCMDELGF is encoded by the coding sequence ATGTCCGACCCACGATTCGGCCGATTCCAGAAGGCCACGGCCCTGCTGCCGCTGGCCATGCTGTCCGCGGCGGTGACGGCCTCGCTGGCAGGGGTGGGACCCACGACCGCGGTGGCCGAGACCGAGCCGGTCTCCGCCCTCCCCGACGGCAGCTCGGTCCCCGCCGAGGCGATCGAGGCACCGGCGAGCCTCTCCGAGCCCGGGGTCGTCGCGCCGGGCGTCCAGGGGCGACCCGACCGGGCCGTCGCCACCGCGACCACGTCCGGCATCCCGGCCGCCGCGCTGGCGGCCTACCAGCGGGCAGAGACGGTCATCAACGCCGCCGACCGGTCCTGCCGCATCTCCTGGCAGCTGATCGCCGCCATCGGCCGCGTGGAGTCCGACCACGGCCGCTACGGCGGCAACGTGCTCGACGACGACGGCCGGGCGACGCCGGGCATCTACGGCATCGCCCTCAACGGTCGCAACGACACGCAGGCCATCTCCGACACAGACGCCGGCCAGTACGACGACGACGCTCGGTGGGACCGCGCGGTCGGCCCGATGCAGTTCATCCCCTCGACCTGGTCGGTCGTCGGGGTCGACGGTGACAACGACGGCACGCGCGACCCGCAGGACATCGACGACGCCGCGCTCGCGAGCGCCGTCTACCTCTGCTCCGGCAACGACGACCTCTCGACCACGCCCGGCCAGCGCGCCGCCGTCTTCCGCTACAACCACAGCGACGACTACGTCGACCTCGTGCTGTCGTTCATGAACGCCTACCTCGACGGCGACTTCACCTCCGTGCCCAACAGCACGAGCAGCAGCGCCGGCTACTTCTCGCCCGCCCCCGAGCCGGTCCGCCCCGAGGGCGGCCGCAACGACGGGCCGAAGCCCCCGGCCACGCCCCCCAGCAGCGGCGGCGGCGGGACCGGCGGCGGTGGCACCGGAGGTGGCGGCGGTGGCGAGGAGACGCCGACCGGCCCGATCGAGCAGCCCGGCGGGAACACCGGCGGCGGCGGTGGCGGCGGAGGCGGCGGTGGCGTCCCGAACCTGCCCGAGCCCCCCGACCTGCCCCCGGTCGAGGACGTGCTCACCCAGGCCGAGGCAACCACCCAGTGCCTCGCCCAGCTCGGCGTCGACAGCGTCGCGAGCCTCAACCCGCTCCAGCTGCTCGACTTCAACTCCTGCATGGACGAGCTCGGCTTCTGA
- a CDS encoding cytochrome c biogenesis CcdA family protein — translation MADWFSSTAASGSLALAIPVALVAGLVSFFSPCVIPLLPGYLSYATGLSGADLEEAKRGRMLAGSLLFVLGFSTVFVALGTLSGALGSWLVTWQREITVVLGVVTILLGLAFAGLVPWLQRDWRLHRVPAVGLAAAPLLGLLFGLGWTPCIGPTLGVITTLSINEATAGRGALLSACYALGLGLPFVIAGLAYRRALGAFGWIRRHQQWVTRAGGLMLVAVGVLLVTGWWGDLVTWIQLRFVSSFETSV, via the coding sequence ATGGCTGACTGGTTCTCCAGCACGGCCGCCTCCGGCTCCCTCGCCCTCGCCATCCCGGTCGCGCTCGTCGCCGGCCTGGTGTCCTTCTTCTCGCCGTGCGTGATCCCGTTGCTGCCGGGCTACCTCTCCTACGCCACCGGGCTCTCGGGCGCCGATCTGGAGGAGGCCAAGCGCGGCCGGATGCTGGCCGGGTCGCTGCTGTTCGTGCTGGGCTTCTCGACCGTCTTCGTCGCGCTCGGCACGCTGTCGGGTGCGCTCGGCAGCTGGCTGGTCACCTGGCAGCGCGAGATCACCGTCGTCCTCGGGGTGGTCACGATCCTGCTCGGCCTCGCCTTCGCCGGGCTGGTGCCGTGGCTGCAGCGTGACTGGCGCCTCCACCGCGTCCCTGCGGTCGGGCTGGCCGCCGCACCGCTGCTCGGGCTGCTCTTCGGCCTCGGCTGGACGCCGTGCATCGGCCCGACCCTGGGCGTGATCACGACGCTGTCCATCAACGAGGCCACCGCGGGCCGGGGTGCGCTGCTCTCCGCCTGCTACGCGCTGGGGCTCGGCCTGCCGTTCGTGATCGCCGGCCTGGCCTACCGGCGCGCGCTCGGCGCGTTCGGCTGGATCCGTCGCCACCAGCAGTGGGTGACCCGCGCGGGCGGCCTGATGCTGGTGGCCGTCGGCGTCCTGCTCGTCACGGGCTGGTGGGGCGACCTGGTCACCTGGATCCAGCTGCGCTTCGTCAGCAGCTTCGAGACGAGCGTGTGA
- the hemB gene encoding porphobilinogen synthase, which translates to MVAETAVQPRQLVLPLFVREGLAEPYPISSMPGVVQHSRSSLLAAVSEAAELGLGGVMLFGIPDFKDATGSGAIDPSGVLNLAITDVVAEVGDALTVMSDLCVDEFTDHGHCGLLGNDGQVDNDKTLAVYAEMARAQAHAGVDMVGPSGMMDGQVRVVREALDSAEHTDVSILAYSAKYASAFFGPFREAVDSSLQGDRRTYQQDFANAREGVREARLDVAEGADIVMVKPALAYLDVVRAVREAVEVPVAAYNISGEYAMVEAAAAHGWIDREAAILETLTSIRRAGADVILTYWAAEAARLLR; encoded by the coding sequence ATGGTCGCGGAGACGGCCGTGCAGCCGCGCCAGCTGGTGCTGCCGCTCTTCGTCCGTGAGGGGCTCGCCGAGCCCTACCCGATCTCGTCGATGCCCGGCGTGGTCCAGCACTCCCGCTCCAGCCTCCTCGCGGCGGTCAGCGAGGCGGCCGAGCTCGGCCTCGGTGGCGTCATGCTCTTCGGGATCCCCGACTTCAAGGACGCGACCGGCTCGGGTGCGATCGATCCCTCGGGGGTCCTCAACCTCGCCATCACCGACGTCGTGGCCGAGGTCGGGGACGCGCTGACGGTGATGAGTGACCTGTGCGTCGACGAGTTCACCGACCACGGCCACTGCGGCCTGCTCGGCAACGACGGGCAGGTCGACAACGACAAGACCCTGGCCGTGTACGCCGAGATGGCGCGGGCCCAGGCCCACGCGGGCGTCGACATGGTGGGTCCCAGCGGGATGATGGACGGCCAGGTGCGCGTGGTCCGCGAGGCCCTCGATTCCGCGGAGCACACCGACGTGTCGATCCTCGCGTACTCCGCGAAGTACGCCTCCGCCTTCTTCGGCCCCTTCCGCGAGGCCGTCGACTCCAGCCTGCAGGGCGACCGCCGGACCTACCAGCAGGACTTCGCCAACGCCCGGGAGGGCGTCCGTGAGGCCCGGCTCGACGTGGCCGAGGGCGCCGACATCGTGATGGTCAAGCCGGCGCTCGCCTACCTCGACGTGGTGCGGGCGGTCCGCGAGGCCGTCGAGGTCCCGGTGGCGGCCTACAACATCTCCGGTGAGTACGCCATGGTCGAGGCGGCCGCCGCCCACGGCTGGATCGACCGCGAGGCGGCCATCCTGGAGACCCTCACCTCGATCCGGCGTGCCGGAGCCGACGTGATCCTGACCTACTGGGCCGCCGAGGCCGCCCGCCTGCTGCGCTGA
- a CDS encoding TlpA family protein disulfide reductase: MRRALLLPLACLLLLTGCSSLQGTGDQGFVSGEGQVTRLAVDQRAEPLELEGEDLAGERLSLEELRGKPVVVVVWGSWCAPCRAEAPDVVAAAEEVGDAAQFVGLNIRDSNQAQAQAFERTFEVPYPSFYSPDGKAMLPFRGVLTPNSIPSFVILDADGRVAASIIGELPSRTTLVELTRDVADGNVDG; encoded by the coding sequence GTGCGCCGCGCCCTCCTGCTTCCCCTCGCCTGTCTGCTTCTGCTGACGGGCTGCTCGTCGTTGCAGGGCACCGGCGACCAGGGCTTCGTCAGCGGGGAGGGGCAGGTCACCCGGCTGGCCGTCGACCAGCGGGCCGAGCCGCTCGAGCTCGAGGGCGAGGACCTCGCCGGTGAGCGGCTCTCCCTCGAGGAGCTCCGGGGCAAGCCGGTGGTCGTGGTCGTCTGGGGCTCCTGGTGCGCGCCCTGTCGCGCGGAGGCGCCCGACGTCGTCGCGGCGGCCGAGGAGGTCGGCGACGCCGCGCAGTTCGTGGGCCTCAACATCCGCGACTCCAACCAGGCGCAGGCGCAGGCCTTCGAGCGGACCTTCGAGGTGCCGTACCCGTCCTTCTACTCACCCGACGGCAAGGCGATGCTGCCGTTCCGGGGCGTCCTGACGCCGAACTCGATCCCGAGCTTCGTCATCCTCGACGCCGACGGCCGGGTCGCCGCGAGCATCATCGGCGAGCTGCCCTCCCGCACCACCTTGGTCGAGCTCACCCGCGACGTCGCCGACGGGAACGTCGATGGCTGA
- a CDS encoding histidine phosphatase family protein, protein MSEQTIVHLMRHGEVHNPDGVLYGRMGGFHLSDLGRQMAHKVAETVGDRDITHLVASPLERARETALPLAEARGLEITVDERVIESTNVFEGEGFGAGARPLRRPSAWRHLWNPFKPSWGEPYVDVVERMMAAVHDARDAARGHEAVVVSHQLPIWITRLHAEQRSFLHNPRSRQCTLCSLTSLHFEDDRLHKVTYSEPAGDLIPTRDKKAPFSAGGAAEEQRP, encoded by the coding sequence ATGAGCGAGCAGACGATCGTCCACCTGATGCGCCACGGCGAGGTCCACAACCCCGACGGCGTTCTCTACGGGCGGATGGGTGGCTTCCACCTCTCCGACCTCGGCCGGCAGATGGCGCACAAGGTCGCCGAGACGGTCGGTGACCGCGACATCACCCACCTCGTCGCCTCCCCGCTGGAGCGGGCGCGCGAGACGGCCCTGCCGCTGGCCGAGGCGCGCGGCCTCGAGATCACCGTCGACGAGCGGGTCATCGAGTCCACCAACGTCTTCGAGGGCGAGGGCTTCGGCGCCGGAGCGCGGCCGCTGCGCCGTCCCAGCGCCTGGCGCCACCTCTGGAACCCCTTCAAGCCCTCGTGGGGCGAGCCGTACGTCGACGTCGTCGAGCGGATGATGGCCGCCGTCCACGACGCCCGTGACGCCGCTCGCGGCCACGAGGCGGTCGTCGTCTCCCACCAGCTGCCGATCTGGATCACCCGGCTGCACGCCGAGCAGAGGTCGTTCCTGCACAACCCGCGCAGCCGCCAGTGCACGCTCTGCTCGCTCACCAGCCTCCACTTCGAGGACGACCGGCTCCACAAGGTCACCTACTCCGAGCCCGCGGGCGACCTGATCCCGACCCGCGACAAGAAGGCCCCCTTCTCCGCCGGCGGAGCTGCCGAGGAGCAGCGTCCCTGA
- the hemL gene encoding glutamate-1-semialdehyde 2,1-aminomutase: MSASTDRSEDLFRRARAVTPGGVNSPVRAFNAVGGDPRFIRSARGAWLTDVDGNEYVDLICSWGPMLLGHAHPEVQATVAEAVSRGTSYGAPTEPEVELAEEIVARTPVDSVRFVSSGTEATMSAIRLARGFTGRDLVVKFAGCYHGHVDALLASAGSGLATLAVPGTPGVPESATALTIVLPYHDREAVTAAFVEHGDRIACLVTEAAPGNMGVVAPEPGFNEFLARTCAEHGALFVSDEVMTGFRASRQGQWGLDGAVEGWRPDLMTFGKVMGGGFPAAAFGGRADVMARLAPEGPVYQAGTLSGNPIATTAGLTTLRLADDGVYEHLTKAGETIKAAATDALAAAGVPHVVQATGTMFSVFFTDSPVRDFADASRQDTAAFAAFFRAMLDRGVYLPPSAYEAWFLSAAHDDRAVQTVLDALPAAARAAAEAVPA; the protein is encoded by the coding sequence GTGAGTGCCTCCACCGACCGCTCCGAGGACCTGTTCCGGCGTGCCCGCGCGGTCACGCCGGGGGGCGTGAACTCGCCGGTCCGCGCCTTCAACGCCGTGGGCGGTGACCCGCGGTTCATCCGCTCCGCGCGCGGGGCGTGGCTGACCGACGTCGACGGCAACGAGTACGTCGACCTGATCTGCTCGTGGGGCCCGATGCTGCTCGGCCACGCGCACCCCGAGGTGCAGGCGACGGTCGCCGAGGCGGTCTCCCGCGGCACCTCCTACGGCGCGCCGACCGAGCCCGAGGTGGAGCTCGCCGAGGAGATCGTGGCCCGGACGCCGGTCGACTCGGTCCGCTTCGTCTCCTCCGGCACCGAGGCCACCATGTCGGCGATCCGGCTCGCGCGCGGCTTCACCGGCCGCGACCTGGTCGTGAAGTTCGCCGGCTGCTACCACGGCCACGTCGACGCGCTGCTCGCCTCGGCGGGCTCCGGCCTGGCCACCCTGGCGGTCCCCGGCACCCCCGGCGTCCCCGAGTCGGCGACGGCCCTGACGATCGTGCTGCCCTACCACGACCGGGAGGCAGTCACGGCGGCCTTCGTCGAGCACGGCGACCGGATCGCGTGCCTGGTCACGGAGGCGGCCCCGGGCAACATGGGCGTGGTCGCGCCCGAGCCCGGCTTCAACGAGTTCCTCGCCCGGACCTGCGCCGAGCACGGGGCGCTCTTCGTCTCCGACGAGGTGATGACCGGCTTCCGGGCCAGCAGGCAGGGGCAGTGGGGTCTCGACGGCGCGGTCGAGGGCTGGCGTCCCGACCTGATGACCTTCGGCAAGGTGATGGGTGGCGGCTTCCCCGCCGCGGCGTTCGGCGGCCGTGCCGACGTCATGGCCCGGCTCGCGCCGGAGGGGCCGGTCTACCAGGCCGGCACGCTGTCGGGGAACCCGATCGCCACCACTGCGGGGCTGACCACGCTCCGGCTGGCCGACGACGGCGTCTACGAGCACCTCACCAAGGCGGGCGAGACGATCAAGGCCGCCGCGACCGACGCGCTCGCCGCTGCCGGCGTGCCCCACGTGGTGCAGGCGACCGGCACCATGTTCTCCGTGTTCTTCACCGACTCCCCGGTCCGCGACTTCGCCGACGCCTCCCGCCAGGACACCGCGGCCTTCGCGGCGTTCTTCCGCGCGATGCTCGACCGGGGCGTCTACCTCCCGCCGTCGGCGTACGAGGCGTGGTTCCTCTCGGCCGCCCACGACGACCGGGCGGTGCAGACGGTGCTCGACGCGCTGCCGGCGGCCGCCCGCGCCGCGGCCGAGGCGGTGCCTGCATGA
- a CDS encoding uroporphyrinogen-III synthase — MTRGKTTSSSQATSPATGWVSFVGSGPGDPDLLTVRAVDLLRQAEVIVTEVPDHEPMVRALLGLPAEDPEATEPVGPRFVDGGFGEDGQPLTHAARAKVVVRHAKKHRVVRLMVGDPFLYASGPEEAQACVKADVGFEIVPGVSSVGAVPAYAGIPLTTKQNRDVTVVTCGGSVDWSRYADDRTLVLLSAVGTIGEVAQALVAAGRPATTPVAMTRVGTTTEQATVCSTLADIAADARAARMEPPAVTVVGDVVDLRETLSWFETKPLFGWRVLVPRTKEQAGSLTSRLRGYGAVPEEVPTISVEPPRNPQQMDKAVRGLVEGRYEWIAFTSVNAVKAVREKFEEYGLDARAFSGLKIAAVGDKTAQAIASWGLRADLVPSGEQSAAGLLADWPPYDEVLDPINRVFLPRADIATENLVAGLIDLGWECDDVTAYRTVRATPPPAPTRDAIKTGKFDAVVFTSSSTVRNLVGIAGKPHPSTVIAVIGPATAKTAEEHGLRVDVLAPKPDVEVLVDALADFGATRRAAMVEAGQPVTKPSERKPATRRRARAK, encoded by the coding sequence ATGACGCGAGGCAAGACCACGTCCAGCTCCCAGGCCACCTCTCCCGCCACCGGGTGGGTGTCGTTCGTGGGCAGTGGACCCGGTGACCCGGACCTGCTCACGGTCCGTGCCGTCGACCTGCTGCGCCAGGCCGAGGTGATCGTCACGGAGGTCCCCGACCACGAGCCGATGGTGAGGGCCCTCCTCGGGCTCCCCGCCGAGGACCCGGAGGCGACCGAGCCCGTCGGGCCGAGGTTCGTCGACGGCGGCTTCGGCGAGGACGGCCAGCCGCTGACCCACGCCGCCCGGGCCAAGGTGGTCGTCCGGCACGCGAAGAAGCACCGCGTGGTGCGACTGATGGTCGGCGACCCGTTCCTCTACGCCTCCGGCCCCGAGGAGGCGCAGGCCTGCGTCAAGGCCGACGTCGGCTTCGAGATCGTCCCGGGCGTGTCCAGCGTCGGCGCGGTCCCGGCGTACGCCGGCATCCCGCTGACCACCAAGCAGAACCGCGACGTCACCGTCGTCACCTGCGGCGGCTCCGTCGACTGGAGCCGCTACGCCGACGACCGCACGCTCGTGCTGCTCTCGGCGGTCGGCACCATCGGCGAGGTCGCGCAGGCGCTGGTCGCGGCCGGTCGGCCGGCCACGACCCCCGTCGCGATGACCCGGGTCGGCACCACCACCGAGCAGGCCACCGTGTGCTCCACGCTCGCCGACATCGCGGCCGACGCCCGCGCCGCCCGGATGGAGCCGCCCGCGGTCACCGTCGTCGGCGACGTGGTCGACCTGCGCGAGACGCTGTCGTGGTTCGAGACCAAGCCGCTGTTCGGCTGGCGGGTCCTGGTGCCCCGCACCAAGGAGCAGGCCGGCTCGCTGACCTCGCGGCTGCGCGGCTACGGCGCGGTTCCCGAGGAGGTGCCGACGATCTCCGTCGAGCCTCCCCGCAACCCGCAGCAGATGGACAAGGCCGTCCGCGGCCTGGTCGAGGGCCGCTACGAGTGGATCGCCTTCACCTCCGTCAACGCAGTCAAGGCGGTGCGCGAGAAGTTCGAGGAGTACGGCCTCGACGCGCGTGCCTTCTCCGGCCTCAAGATCGCCGCAGTGGGCGACAAGACCGCCCAGGCGATCGCCTCGTGGGGCCTGCGCGCCGACCTCGTCCCCTCGGGCGAGCAGTCGGCTGCGGGCCTGCTCGCCGACTGGCCTCCCTACGACGAGGTGCTGGACCCCATCAACCGGGTCTTCCTCCCGCGGGCCGACATCGCCACCGAGAACCTCGTCGCCGGCCTGATCGACCTGGGCTGGGAGTGCGACGACGTCACGGCCTACCGCACGGTGCGGGCCACCCCGCCGCCGGCGCCGACCCGCGACGCCATCAAGACCGGCAAGTTCGACGCGGTGGTCTTCACCTCCTCCTCGACGGTCCGCAACCTGGTCGGCATCGCCGGCAAGCCGCACCCCTCCACCGTGATCGCGGTGATCGGGCCGGCGACCGCCAAGACGGCCGAGGAGCACGGCCTGCGGGTCGACGTGCTGGCGCCCAAGCCGGACGTCGAGGTGCTCGTCGACGCGCTCGCCGACTTCGGTGCCACCCGGCGGGCCGCGATGGTGGAGGCCGGCCAGCCCGTGACCAAGCCGTCGGAGCGCAAGCCGGCGACGCGGCGGAGGGCACGGGCCAAGTGA
- the hemC gene encoding hydroxymethylbilane synthase, with the protein MTALRLGTRASALATTQSRLVADLVRDRLGRDVELVEISTEGDRSSAPLAQLGGTGVFVSALREALLDGRIDLAVHSLKDLPTAPCEGITLAAVPTREDPRDVVVARDGLTLGELPVGSRVGTGSPRRAAQLHALGLGLEVTGIRGNVDTRVGKVQAGSYDAVLLARAGLARLGRVDEATEVLDPLQMLPAPGQGALAVECRSDDLELVAALAALEDPHSRAAVDAERAVLATLEGGCSAPIGALAEVVEGEDGDELWVRAVALSHDGGLSVRMSASGAPADAAGVGSRLAGEMLADGAAELTAAPAKRQNA; encoded by the coding sequence GTGACCGCGCTGCGTCTCGGCACCCGTGCCTCCGCCCTCGCGACCACCCAGTCGCGGCTGGTCGCCGACCTGGTCCGCGACCGCCTGGGCCGCGACGTCGAGCTCGTCGAGATCTCGACCGAGGGTGACCGCTCCAGCGCCCCGCTGGCGCAGCTGGGCGGCACCGGAGTCTTCGTCAGCGCGCTGCGCGAGGCGCTGCTCGACGGCCGGATCGACCTCGCCGTCCACTCGCTCAAGGACCTGCCCACTGCACCCTGCGAGGGCATCACCCTGGCCGCTGTCCCGACCCGCGAGGACCCCCGCGACGTCGTCGTCGCCCGGGACGGGCTGACCCTGGGCGAGCTCCCCGTCGGCTCCCGGGTCGGCACCGGGTCCCCGCGCCGCGCCGCCCAGCTCCATGCGCTGGGGCTCGGGCTCGAGGTCACCGGCATCCGGGGCAACGTGGACACCCGCGTCGGCAAGGTCCAGGCCGGGTCGTACGACGCCGTCCTGCTCGCGCGCGCCGGGCTGGCCCGCCTCGGGCGGGTCGACGAGGCCACCGAGGTGCTCGACCCGCTGCAGATGCTCCCGGCCCCCGGCCAGGGCGCTCTCGCGGTCGAGTGCCGCAGCGACGACCTCGAGCTGGTGGCCGCCCTGGCCGCCCTCGAGGACCCCCACTCACGCGCGGCGGTCGACGCCGAGCGTGCCGTGCTCGCCACCCTCGAGGGTGGCTGCTCGGCTCCGATCGGAGCCCTGGCCGAGGTGGTCGAGGGTGAGGACGGGGACGAGCTGTGGGTGAGGGCCGTGGCCCTCTCCCACGACGGAGGCCTCTCGGTGCGGATGTCCGCCTCGGGAGCCCCGGCCGACGCCGCCGGCGTCGGCAGCCGTCTGGCGGGCGAGATGCTCGCCGACGGAGCGGCCGAACTCACAGCAGCACCAGCGAAGAGGCAGAACGCATGA
- a CDS encoding lytic transglycosylase domain-containing protein gives MSARRPSRHHAIVLVPATMLSMVASAPWGGAAAPTARPIEVPAPLPEPAVPTQSLEAPASVADRGVVARHARQGIDRAIAGASTSGIPVAALAAYQRAETVINAADKSCNLTWQLIAAVGRVESDHGRYGGNRLDAEGVARPGIFGIPLDGTNDTAVIRDTDAGQYDDDDRWDRAVGPMQFIPSTWSVVGVDGDADGTRDPQDIDDAALATAVYLCSGNDDLSREVDQRSAIYRYNHSHHYVSLVLSLMEAYLEGDYDSVPDTASFSGTFVPSRSAVGSVGRTTTVRGRSAGGRQQEIVDELDHELAGSGGGRGPLGSEIVPEPEAPATEEPDDDGTTTPTPEPEPTPEPEPTPEPEPTPEPEPEPTPEPEPTPEPTPTPEELATAECLTTVGATAEQLPDLEALGLLVDFTTCMTGLGFPE, from the coding sequence ATGTCCGCACGACGACCGAGCCGCCACCACGCCATCGTGCTGGTGCCGGCCACCATGCTGTCGATGGTCGCGAGCGCCCCCTGGGGCGGCGCCGCGGCCCCCACCGCCAGGCCCATCGAGGTCCCGGCACCGCTGCCCGAGCCGGCGGTCCCGACACAGTCCCTCGAGGCGCCGGCGAGCGTGGCCGACCGCGGCGTGGTCGCACGGCACGCCCGTCAGGGCATCGACCGCGCCATCGCCGGGGCGTCCACGTCGGGCATCCCCGTCGCCGCGCTGGCGGCCTACCAGCGGGCCGAGACGGTCATCAACGCCGCCGACAAGTCCTGCAACCTGACGTGGCAGCTGATCGCCGCCGTCGGCCGCGTGGAGTCCGACCACGGCCGCTACGGCGGCAACCGGCTCGACGCCGAGGGCGTCGCCCGGCCCGGCATCTTCGGGATCCCGCTCGACGGCACCAACGACACCGCGGTGATCCGCGACACCGACGCCGGCCAGTACGACGACGACGACCGCTGGGACCGCGCGGTCGGCCCGATGCAGTTCATCCCCTCGACCTGGTCGGTCGTGGGGGTCGACGGCGACGCCGACGGAACGCGCGACCCGCAGGACATCGACGACGCCGCGCTGGCCACCGCGGTCTACCTCTGCTCCGGCAACGACGACCTCTCCCGCGAGGTCGACCAGCGCTCCGCGATCTACCGCTACAACCACAGCCACCACTACGTGTCCCTCGTGCTCTCGCTGATGGAGGCCTACCTCGAGGGTGACTACGACTCGGTGCCCGACACCGCCAGCTTCTCCGGCACCTTCGTGCCCTCGCGCAGCGCCGTCGGTTCGGTGGGTCGCACCACCACGGTCCGCGGCCGGTCGGCCGGGGGTCGCCAGCAGGAGATCGTCGACGAGCTGGACCACGAGCTGGCCGGGTCCGGCGGCGGCAGGGGGCCGCTCGGCTCCGAGATCGTGCCCGAGCCCGAGGCGCCGGCCACCGAGGAGCCCGACGACGACGGCACCACGACGCCGACGCCCGAGCCGGAGCCGACGCCCGAGCCGGAGCCGACGCCCGAGCCGGAGCCGACGCCCGAGCCCGAGCCCGAGCCGACGCCCGAGCCGGAGCCGACGCCCGAGCCCACCCCGACGCCCGAGGAGCTCGCGACCGCGGAGTGCCTCACGACCGTGGGCGCCACGGCCGAGCAGCTCCCGGACCTGGAGGCCCTCGGCCTGCTCGTCGACTTCACCACCTGCATGACGGGACTCGGCTTCCCCGAGTGA